From Triticum urartu cultivar G1812 chromosome 2, Tu2.1, whole genome shotgun sequence, a single genomic window includes:
- the LOC125537174 gene encoding protein TIC 20-I, chloroplastic-like has protein sequence MVLCQGLSAGQGQLLAFPAAKPPLLRRSCIRIPAGSPGLKSARLSSERKKLSVQAVRADTGFLHHDMLTSSLMEDSIKGIPSLLTRQNQCRRSEVGCRASSLASFSYPELTSKPRWWWRTLACVPYLLPLHNMWSYADVIYQLHTYLQGFSLVYTFIDTMTLLPGWLLLVIFMTVYFFVVRRKWSPHFMRFHVILAILLDTGSQAVATMCTWMPSFVYQGKPMQYFWMAIAFMQIFTVLECMRCALCGMYPNVPFISHTAFIHSDLNLFR, from the exons ATGGTTCTCTGTCAAGGCTTATCTGCTGGGCAGGGGCAGCTGCTTGCTTTTCCTGCTGCTAAGCCTCCTCTCTTAAGAAGATCTTGCATTCGTATACCAGCGGGGTCACCGGGTCTAAAGAGTGCTCGGCTTTCATCCGAGAGGAAGAAACTTTCAGTGCAAGCTGTACGAG CCGACACTGGTTTTCTTCACCATGACATGCTCACATCATCTCTAATGGAGGATTCAATCAAGGGCATTCCATCATTATTGACCCGGCAGAATCAGTGTCGAAGATCGGAAGTTGGCTGTCGAGCTTCCTCTCTAGCATCATTCAGCTACCCTGAATTGACTTCCAAGCCCAGATGGTGGTGGAGAACCCTTGCATGTGTGCCGTACTTGCTGCCACTCCACAACATGTGGTCGTATGCCGATGTCATCTACCAGTTGCACACGTACTTGCAGGGCTTTTCATTGGTTTATACTTTCATCGACACCATGACACTGCTTCCAGGGTGGCTCTTGCTGGTGATATTTATGACCGTGTACTTCTTCGTGGTGAGACGCAAGTGGTCACCCCACTTCATGAGGTTCCATGTGATCTTGGCCATCCTCCTGGACACCGGCTCCCAAGCAGTGGCAACAATGTGCACCTGGATGCCCAGCTTCGTGTATCAGGGGAAGCCCATGCAGTATTTCTGGATGGCCATTGCTTTCATGCAGATCTTCACGGTGCTAGAGTGCATGCGCTGTGCTCTCTGTGGGATGTATCCGAACGTTCCTTTCATATCCCACACAGCCTTTATCCATTCTGATCTGAATCTCTTCAGGTAG
- the LOC125537175 gene encoding zinc finger CCCH domain-containing protein 50-like: MGDLPDLDRAQAAGAGRRDRLAALLELAAADDVDGMKAALEGAGEEAAELADDVGLWYGRSKAYEPRTPLMVAATYGSARVVSLLLGRAGWVDVARRPGGDGFTPLHCAASGGSCNAVQVVKMLLDAGADPATADSTGRVPADVVRAPPASADALGDLEILLGRRRALAVATSAASGASSPPLSSSPDDEGNRSPSSRSSSLSPITVDRAKKEYPVDPTLPDIKSSVYASDEFRMFAFKVRPCSRAYSHDWTECPFVHPGENARRRDPRKHPYTAVPCPNFRRPGGCPSGDNCEFSHGVFESWLHPTQYRTRLCKEGAACARRICFFAHDEDELRHVPHNSGAGLLSPRATSSIDMTAAAALGLLPGSPRHFVPPPGSPSAVNNGGAASAHWLQGSRLRSSFNARDATVEDLGLLLDWESQYLGALCLPPSSRPQPRLSTGLSIRPTAIAPTSLEDMYASEMAMSPRFTNDQGHSAYSPAHKSAILNKLHQQKGLLSPVNTNRMYSPRALDPAALVHSPIGGMSPRSPRLMEPTSPMSARFGATVPQREMYEQFSNLNKHQLPSVGSPRNSNAASWGNVGSSPMGKVDWGVDGEELDRLRCPDQPGFAEKEPDAPWGRSLNSNRGEMQLGMSGGMASGSANRPDWNNQADLLDQMAIGAWLEQLQTDQK, translated from the coding sequence ATGGGAGACCTTCCCGATCTCGACCGCGCTCAGGCTGCCGGCGCGGGCCGGCGGGACAGGCTCGCGGCGCTGCTCGAGCTCGCCGCGGCGGACGACGTTGATGGGATGAAGGCCGCGCTCGAGGGAGCTGGCGAGGAGGCGGCCGAGCTGGCCGATGACGTCGGGCTCTGGTATGGCCGGAGCAAGGCGTACGAGCCGCGCACGCCGCTCATGGTCGCGGCCACGTACGGCAGCGCGCGGGTCGTCTCGCTGCTGCTCGGCCGCGCCGGCTGGGTCGATGTAGCTCGTCGGCCTGGCGGCGATGGCTTCACCCCGCTTCACTGTGCCGCCTCCGGCGGCTCCTGCAACGCCGTCCAGGTCGTCAAGATGCTGCTTGACGCCGGCGCGGACCCAGCTACTGCCGACTCCACCGGCCGCGTCCCGGCCGACGTCGTCCGGGCTCCTCCGGCTTCGGCAGACGCCCTGGGCGATCTCGAGATACTTCTTGGGCGCCGCCGGGCCCTCGCCGTCGCCACCTCGGCGGCTTCTGGCGCGTCGTCCCCGCCGCTTTCGTCCTCGCCAGACGACGAGGGCAACAGGTCGCCGTCGTCGCGCTCGTCGTCGCTCTCTCCCATCACCGTGGATCGCGCCAAGAAGGAGTACCCGGTGGATCCGACGCTGCCGGACATCAAGAGCAGCGTCTATGCCTCGGACGAGTTCCGCATGTTTGCTTTCAAGGTGCGTCCGTGCTCCCGTGCTTACTCGCATGACTGGACCGAGTGCCCCTTCGTGCACCCCGGCGAAAACGCGCGCCGCCGTGACCCCCGCAAGCACCCCTACACTGCGGTGCCTTGCCCCAACTTCCGGCGCCCTGGTGGCTGCCCCAGTGGCGATAACTGTGAGTTCTCCCATGGCGTGTTCGAGAGCTGGCTGCACCCGACACAGTACCGCACCAGGCTCTGCAAGGagggagctgcttgcgcccgCCGCATCTGCTTCTTCGCACACGATGAAGATGAGCTCCGCCATGTGCCTCACAACAGTGGTGCGGGTCTGCTATCACCCCGTGCAACTTCATCAATTGACATGACTGCCGCTGCTGCACTTGGGCTTCTTCCTGGGTCTCCCAGGCACTTTGTGCCGCCTCCTGGATCACCATCTGCCGTGAACAATGGCGGAGCTGCTTCTGCGCATTGGCTTCAAGGTAGCAGGCTGCGTTCTTCTTTCAATGCAAGAGACGCAACCGTTGAAGACCTTGGCTTGCTCCTCGATTGGGAGTCACAGTACCTTGGGGCACTCTGCCTCCCTCCCAGCAGCCGTCCGCAGCCCCGGCTTTCTACCGGCCTTAGCATCAGGCCTACAGCAATTGCCCCCACCAGTCTTGAAGATATGTATGCTTCAGAGATGGCAATGTCACCGAGGTTCACCAATGATCAAGGTCACTCAGCCTACTCACCAGCCCACAAATCAGCCATCCTTAACAAGCTTCATCAGCAGAAGGGTCTCCTCTCGCCTGTCAACACCAACAGAATGTACTCACCAAGGGCTCTTGACCCGGCAGCGCTTGTCCATTCTCCAATTGGCGGCATGTCTCCTCGATCCCCTCGGCTCATGGAGCCAACATCGCCCATGAGTGCCCGTTTCGGAGCCACTGTCCCACAGCGTGAGATGTATGAGCAGTTCTCTAACCTGAACAAGCACCAGCTACCATCCGTGGGTTCGCCGCGGAATTCTAATGCTGCTTCATGGGGCAACGTGGGTTCTTCCCCAATGGGTAAGGTTGACTGGGGTGTTGATGGTGAGGAGCTGGATCGGTTGAGATGCCCTGATCAACCAGGGTTTGCAGAGAAGGAGCCAGATGCGCCATGGGGGCGGTCACTGAACAGCAACAGGGGTGAAATGCAGCTGGGCATGTCGGGAGGCATGGCTTCTGGATCGGCAAACAGGCCTGACTGGAACAACCAGGCTGATTTATTGGATCAGATGGCCATTGGTGCTTGGCTTGAGCAGCTGCAGACGGATCAGAAGTGA